DNA from Thermococcus sp. LS1:
CATGCCCTCAAAGCGGACCACTTGGGACTTATGGGATTCTCTATTTCCACGAGTCTCGCCGGCGGGTGGTTGCCGTACTCCTCGGGGAGATGCTCTCCGAATTGAAGGTTCATCTTGGTGTACTGAGCCTCCCTGTTGGTCAAGTTGAAGGTCATGACCTCCTGAAGGCCGTAGCCAACCATGAGCTCCCTCACGACGTCTTCGAACTCAACGAACTTGTCTCCCCTGCCCTGGACGGCAAGCTTCGGCTCCTCCGGTTTGATCTCGTTGTAGCCGTAGGCTATGAGGACGTCTTCGAGCACATCGCGGGCGTGCATTATGTCATCGCGGAATGCCGGATACTTGAGCTTGGCCTTTCCATTTTCGAGTTCCACCTTGTAGAACGTCTTCTCGAGGAGCTCCTTGATTTCTTCGTCGCTCAGAGCTATCCCTGCGAGCTTCCTGATGTACTCGAACTCAACCTCGAACTCCTTCGGAGTTAGGTCGGGTGTCTCTATCTCGAAGTCTCCGTAAACGACCTTTACACTCTTTATCTTCCCTCCGCGCTCGGCCAGAGCAGTGACGACAACGTTAAGGGCGAGCATAATCTTGTTTAAGTCCCAGCCAGTGACGTCGACGAAAACGTTCTTGGTCTCGGTGGTTACCCTTCCGGTGAGCTCGGAGTTGATAATCGGTGGCATGGAAAGAACGTTGCCCTCGCTGTCAACGAGGAGCGGATAATATGGCTTGTCCTTTATCAGATGACCGTATTCCTTGCCCTTCTCGTGCTTCTCGAGGATTTCTTCGAGACTCATCTCCTCCTCAAAGCCCAGCGGAACGAACTTCTCAGTCTTCTCAGCGGCACGGTAATAAATTGGCGGCTTGACCTTGTCGAAGTCGAAGATGCCTATTGCAACTTCCCTTCTGCGCCTTCCGAACGTTAGCGCCACCTTTTCCTGGAGGTTGATCATCTGCTTGAGGGCCTCATCGTCGAGGCTGAGGCCCTCAACGATGGCATAGACACCGTAGGGTCTGATATTTTTCAGCTTTTCATCGACGTAAACAACGACGTCGCTCTTTTCGACCTCATACTTCGGCAGGCCCTTCGCCATCCCAAGTGCCCATCGTATCTGCCTCGCTATTCCCTCAGCGCTCCAGAGGTCTGGTCTGTTGGTGTCCTTCGAGTCTGCCTTGAAGTAGATCTGACCGTTCTCCTCCCAGACGTCGTCGAGCTCGCATTTTGCGTAGAGGAATAGGTCTTCCCATTCCTCAACGGTGAAGCTCTTTCCGACGAGTCTCTCTAAATCCGCCTTCGAAACATCGAACTTTGGCATGAGCATCACCCCTTTACCAGACCAGCCTCGCCTCCCTCAGCCACCTCAGGTCGTAGCTGAAGAGATACCTTATGTCGTCGATTCCGAGTTTGAACATGGCAAGTCTGTCAATTCCGATTCCCCACGCTATTACAGGAACGTCTATGCCCAGGGCCATCGTCATTTCCTCTCTGAATATTCCAGCGCCGCCGAACTCGACCCAGCCGAGCTCGGGATGGTAGGCGCTCATCTGTACGCTCGGCTCAGTGAACGGATAATAGTCTGGCAGGAACTTGACTTTCTTGGCTCCGGCGATCTCAACGGCGAAGCGCTTGAGTATACCTAAGAGATGCCTGAAGTTGAGGTCTTCGCCAACCACGAAACCGTCCACCTGGTTGAACTCTATAAGGTGCGTCCTGTCCAAGACGTCGGGCCTGAAAACGCGCTGTATCGTGAAGTATTTACCTGGGATCTCGACACCTTCAGCAAGCTGCCTGCCGCTCAGGGCGGTACCGTGGGCTCTCGGCATCAGCAGCATGGCCCTCTCCGGACTCCAGACGTAGCCCCAGCCGCGTGAGCCAGCTATGCCTCTCTCGTGGGCGGTCTTAACCCTCTCGACGAGTTCTTCATTAGGTAGGTAGCCACTCTTCGGGTATTTGAGCTGGTAAGTGTCTGTCCATTCCCTCGCGGGATGGTTCTGGGGCTGGAAGAGAGCGTCGAAGTTCCAGAACTGCGTCTCTATGAGGCTGTCAACAGTCATCTCAATGAAGCCCATCTCTATGAGCCTTCTCCTTATCTTGTCGAGGAATGCCCTGTAGGGCTGCTTCTTGCCGGGATAAATCCTTCTCACCGGCGCTTGGATGTTGAAGCGCTTGAACTCGACCTCACGCCACTTTCCAGACTTTATGAGCTCCGGCGTGAGTGTTGAGACTTCCTCCTTGAGCTCAAGGCCTTTATTTACGAGCTCCTCTCCTTCGGGTGTTATCTCGACGGTTCTTTCGGTTACGGTGTCTTCTTCGGCTATCTTCCTTCTCTTGAGGTCGTTCACCTTGATGATGTTCTCAATCTCCCTGACGGGGATAGCTTCTTTCTCGGCGAGGAGCTTCAGTGCCCTGTCAATTGCCCTCTCCTCGGCTTTAAGGCCCTTCTCCGTTATCTCGAGGACGAGCTTTCCATTCTCCTTCCTAACGCTTGCCCAACCCTCCTTCTTGAGGAGGCCAACTATCGGCTTCAGCTCGTCCTCGCTGAGGACTTCTTTGAGGTCATCGAGTGTAACTTTGCCCTTCTCCCTGAGGACTTTCAGAGCTCTCCATTCTGGCAGTCCAATTTGGGCATATTTCTTACCAGTCCCGGTTAGCTTTACTATCCTCTCACTCTTCTCGTGGAGCCTCGCCAGACCTTTGCTCTGAAGCCAGAGAACGGCTCTCATGACTGCGACTTGGTCGAGACCGGTTTTTTCAACGAGCTCGTCGAATTTAGCCTTCTTCAACTCGTTAAGTTTTATGAGCGTCAGCTTCTCTTGGTAGCTAAGCTCCATAGGGCCACCTCCTTGGGTTGAGTTTGAGAAGAGTTACTTAAGAATTGCGGTGAAAGAAAAAGGAGAAAAACTCACTTCTTGTGGGGGAAGAAGACGACCTTTCCAGTCTTGCCGGCGCGCATGAGCTCAAAAGCCTCCTCAAACTTGTCGAAGCCCTTGTACTTGTGGGTTATTATTGGATCGAGGTTGAGCTTGCCACTCTGGATAAGGCTCGAAACGGTGTACCAGGTCTCCCAGAGGTGCCTTCCGGTTATTCCGTGTACTTCAAGGGCCTTGAAGATTACGAGGTTGTTGATGTCAAAGGTAACCTCTCTCGGGAAGAGGCCGAGCAGCGAGACCCTTCCTCCCGGCGTTACCGCCTGGAGGCCCTGTTCAAGGGCCTTAGGAGCGCCGCTGAACTCGAGGAAGACCTCAACACCGGCTCCATCAGTTATGTCCATAACGAACTTAACTGGATCCTCCTCGAAGGGGTTGACGACGTAGTCCGCACCGACTTTCTTTGCCAGCTCGCGCCTAAACTCGCTCGGCTCGCTGACGATGACAGGATAAGCACCGCTGGCCTCGGCAACGGCTATGCCGAGGAGACCGAGCGGACCGGCGCCAGTGATGAGCGTGCTCCTTCCGGCTATTGGGCCAGCAAGAACCGTATCAACGGCGTTTCCAAGGGGCTCTTGGAGGGTTGCGTACTCGGGAGGCATGTCCTTTGGGTTCTTCCAGGCGTTCTGGGCAGGAACTATCGCGTATTCGGCAAAGACGCCGTCCATGTCAACGCCGAATATCTTTGTGTTCTGGCAGACATGGTAGCGGTTATGCTTGCAGGCATAACATTTTCCACAGACTATGTGAGTCTCAGCTGAAATGTAGTCCCCAACCTGGATTGTATCGACGCCGGGACCAACCTCGATGACCTCTCCGGCGACTTCGTGACCCATTATCTGGGGAGGTTTTATCCTGCTCTGCGCCCATTCGTTCCATTCGTAGATGTGCAGGTCAGTTCCACAGATGCTGGTGGCGAGAACCTTAATGAGAACCTCTCCAGGACCGGGCTTGGGGATGTCAACTTCAACGAGCTCCGCACCGTAGGCGGGCTTCGTCTTAACGATCGCCGGCATCTTTTCGGCCATAGCAACCATCTCCTTAATGTTTACATGCTTATCTAAATGGCGGGGCGATATAAACCTTTTGCGAAGGTGCAATGATGTAAACAATAGTTTTCCTGATGGATTATCGGAAACCTTATATTCTCCTTTGAGTATTTTCCAATGAGTAAAGGGGGTCTAAAGATGGCGCTGATAGTCGTGACCGGGCGAGGAGGTGCGGGAAAAACTACCACTACGGCTAACCTCAGCACTTTCCTGGCCATGAGGGAATACCGTGTTCTTGCCGTTGATGGTGACCTGTACCTGCCTAACCTCGGTTTTCACTTCGCACTTGACACTGTAAAGTACACTCTCCACTCGCTTCTCAAAAATCCCGACCTTGATCCTGAATGGGCCATCTACAAACATCCTCAGACAGGAGTTCACGTGATGCCAGGAAGCACACAGCTTCAGGATGTTCTGGGCATCTCTCCAAAGAGACTGGTGGATATTCTGGATAGAGTCAAGTACAAGTTCGGAGTTGTTTTCGTGGACTCACCCACGGGAATTCCATTTGACACGCTTCCTACCTTTGAACTTGCCAACTACCAGATTATAGTAGTTGAAATAGAGCGCTCTCCAATATACTCTTTCGAGGTAATGGTTAAGAACGAGATAGAAAAGCTGAAAGCCCTCGGTGAGAGATACAATCTCAACATTGGTGTGATACTGAACAAAGTCAGAGAGTCCGAGGACATAGTTGACAAGATTATAGAGGCCGTTGAGGAAGACCTCAATGTTCCAGTTCTTGGATGGATACCCTTTGATAACAAAGTTCCGGAGGCCATCAATGTAGGTGTCCCCATCATTAAGTACTATCCTAACAGTGATGCTGCCATAGCCTTCCGGGAAACCGGGGAAGTCCTCGAAGAATGGATATTCGGCTGATTTCTGGAGGTGTTGGAATGAACATGGAAGAGCTCGTGGAGAAGGTAGCTGGCGGAGAAATAAAGCTCCATCAGGTTGAAAAATATACAAACGGCGACAAGAAGCTCGCCACTGAAATAAGAAGGAAAGCCCTCGAGAAAAAGTTTGGGATAAGCCTCGAGAACATTGGACATTACTCCATAGACCCCAACCAAGTCATTGGAAGGAACATCGAGAACATGATAGGCGTTGTTCAGATACCGATGGGCGTTGCCGGACCGCTCAAAATTAACGGTGAATACGCCAAGGGAGAGTTCTACATTCCGCTCGCAACGACGGAGGGTGCATTAGTCGCTTCAGTCAACCGCGGTTGCTCTGCATTGACGGCGGCCGGCGGTGTCAAGACAACAATCATAGGCGATAAAATGACCCGTGCGCCGCTCCTAAAGTGTCCGGACGCGAGAAGAGCAAGAGAGGTTGCGGAGTGGGTCAAGGCAAACATTGACTATCTCCAGGAAAAGGCTGTCTCTAAAGTTACGCGGCACGGGAAGCTCCGCGACGTTAAGCCCTTCATCGTCGGCAATAACCTCTATCTGAGGTTTGAGTTCGAGACCGGCGACGCCATGGGCATGAACATGGTCACCATCTCAAGCGAGGAGATAATGAAGGTCATCGAGGAGGAGTTTCCGGACGTTAAGTATCTCGCCCTCTCAGGAAACCTCTGCGTTGACAAGAAGCCCAACGCAATGAACTTCATCAATGGAAGGGGCAAGACTGTGATAGCCGAAGCGGTGATCCCGCGCGAGATCGTTGAGAAAAAGCTGAAAACCACTCCGGAGCTCATAGCAGAGGTCAACTACCGCAAGAACCTTGTGGGGTCAGCCCAGGCTGGCTCCTACGGCTTCAACGCCCACTTCGCCAACATTGTGGGCGCGATATTCCTTGCAACGGGCCAGGACGAGGCACAGATTACGGAAGGAGCCCACGGCATAACTCTTGCGGAGGTTACCCCAGAAGGGGACCTCTACATCAGCATAACAATGCCAAGCCTCGAGATAGGAACCGTCGGTGGTGGAACTAGGGTTCCGACCCAGAGGGAAGCCCTGAGCATCATGGGAGTCGCCGGTGGTGGTGATCCACCTGGAACGAACGCCAAGAAGTTCGCAGAGATAATAGCAGGTGCCGTCCTTGCTGGCGAGCTCTCCTTGTTAGCGGCAATAGCGGCGAAGCACCTCGCCAAGGCTCACAAGGAGCTTGGCCGTTGAGCTCCTTTCCATTCTTACTTAACGCTTAAA
Protein-coding regions in this window:
- a CDS encoding phenylalanine--tRNA ligase subunit alpha yields the protein MELSYQEKLTLIKLNELKKAKFDELVEKTGLDQVAVMRAVLWLQSKGLARLHEKSERIVKLTGTGKKYAQIGLPEWRALKVLREKGKVTLDDLKEVLSEDELKPIVGLLKKEGWASVRKENGKLVLEITEKGLKAEERAIDRALKLLAEKEAIPVREIENIIKVNDLKRRKIAEEDTVTERTVEITPEGEELVNKGLELKEEVSTLTPELIKSGKWREVEFKRFNIQAPVRRIYPGKKQPYRAFLDKIRRRLIEMGFIEMTVDSLIETQFWNFDALFQPQNHPAREWTDTYQLKYPKSGYLPNEELVERVKTAHERGIAGSRGWGYVWSPERAMLLMPRAHGTALSGRQLAEGVEIPGKYFTIQRVFRPDVLDRTHLIEFNQVDGFVVGEDLNFRHLLGILKRFAVEIAGAKKVKFLPDYYPFTEPSVQMSAYHPELGWVEFGGAGIFREEMTMALGIDVPVIAWGIGIDRLAMFKLGIDDIRYLFSYDLRWLREARLVW
- the pheT gene encoding phenylalanine--tRNA ligase subunit beta, with product MPKFDVSKADLERLVGKSFTVEEWEDLFLYAKCELDDVWEENGQIYFKADSKDTNRPDLWSAEGIARQIRWALGMAKGLPKYEVEKSDVVVYVDEKLKNIRPYGVYAIVEGLSLDDEALKQMINLQEKVALTFGRRRREVAIGIFDFDKVKPPIYYRAAEKTEKFVPLGFEEEMSLEEILEKHEKGKEYGHLIKDKPYYPLLVDSEGNVLSMPPIINSELTGRVTTETKNVFVDVTGWDLNKIMLALNVVVTALAERGGKIKSVKVVYGDFEIETPDLTPKEFEVEFEYIRKLAGIALSDEEIKELLEKTFYKVELENGKAKLKYPAFRDDIMHARDVLEDVLIAYGYNEIKPEEPKLAVQGRGDKFVEFEDVVRELMVGYGLQEVMTFNLTNREAQYTKMNLQFGEHLPEEYGNHPPARLVEIENPISPKWSALRAWLIPSLMEFLSQNTHEEYPQRIFEVGKTTLINENRETKTVSESKLAVAIAHPRVTFTEVKEILDSVMHHLGFEYELKETDHSSFISGRVGKILVNGQEIGIIGEIHPQVLENWGIEMPVAAFEIFLRPLYREPYL
- the hmgA gene encoding hydroxymethylglutaryl-CoA reductase (NADPH) gives rise to the protein MNMEELVEKVAGGEIKLHQVEKYTNGDKKLATEIRRKALEKKFGISLENIGHYSIDPNQVIGRNIENMIGVVQIPMGVAGPLKINGEYAKGEFYIPLATTEGALVASVNRGCSALTAAGGVKTTIIGDKMTRAPLLKCPDARRAREVAEWVKANIDYLQEKAVSKVTRHGKLRDVKPFIVGNNLYLRFEFETGDAMGMNMVTISSEEIMKVIEEEFPDVKYLALSGNLCVDKKPNAMNFINGRGKTVIAEAVIPREIVEKKLKTTPELIAEVNYRKNLVGSAQAGSYGFNAHFANIVGAIFLATGQDEAQITEGAHGITLAEVTPEGDLYISITMPSLEIGTVGGGTRVPTQREALSIMGVAGGGDPPGTNAKKFAEIIAGAVLAGELSLLAAIAAKHLAKAHKELGR
- the tdh gene encoding L-threonine 3-dehydrogenase produces the protein MAEKMPAIVKTKPAYGAELVEVDIPKPGPGEVLIKVLATSICGTDLHIYEWNEWAQSRIKPPQIMGHEVAGEVIEVGPGVDTIQVGDYISAETHIVCGKCYACKHNRYHVCQNTKIFGVDMDGVFAEYAIVPAQNAWKNPKDMPPEYATLQEPLGNAVDTVLAGPIAGRSTLITGAGPLGLLGIAVAEASGAYPVIVSEPSEFRRELAKKVGADYVVNPFEEDPVKFVMDITDGAGVEVFLEFSGAPKALEQGLQAVTPGGRVSLLGLFPREVTFDINNLVIFKALEVHGITGRHLWETWYTVSSLIQSGKLNLDPIITHKYKGFDKFEEAFELMRAGKTGKVVFFPHKK
- a CDS encoding MinD/ParA family protein — encoded protein: MALIVVTGRGGAGKTTTTANLSTFLAMREYRVLAVDGDLYLPNLGFHFALDTVKYTLHSLLKNPDLDPEWAIYKHPQTGVHVMPGSTQLQDVLGISPKRLVDILDRVKYKFGVVFVDSPTGIPFDTLPTFELANYQIIVVEIERSPIYSFEVMVKNEIEKLKALGERYNLNIGVILNKVRESEDIVDKIIEAVEEDLNVPVLGWIPFDNKVPEAINVGVPIIKYYPNSDAAIAFRETGEVLEEWIFG